In Sesamum indicum cultivar Zhongzhi No. 13 linkage group LG8, S_indicum_v1.0, whole genome shotgun sequence, the sequence ttttaaataattactagtAATAAAGTCTTTGGTCATAGTTAAGGCCACATTTttgttctcaattttttttgaattgtccTTCACCAATCTATTATATTATGCACTTCAAATTGTTGCTGAATTTCAAGTTTGTATAGAATTATTTCAAGGAACGCGTACCTGCTATTTTCAGTAGCTCTTCTAGTGAATCAGGTAGAATTATTAGCTTAGCGAGCTGCTTCCTGGTATCATTCGgcttttgaaaattcatgTGAATGGTGACTCTCTTCACTGGTTTAATTGCTTCGACACCAGTTGGATACTTAGAACTGCTTGAGCTGGGTTTTGCATCTTTTTTGTAACAATTGGTGCCAGAATTGCTGGTTCCAactaatttcttttcattttcataattcagCATGAGGTCATATATGCCCTTGTTTGCCTGGTGATCTTCTAGCTCTTCTGTTAGCTGACATCTCTCATTTGGTTTATTCACATTTCGTCCTTCTAGAAAAATCCTGACCATTTCAAGATGGCCCTTGCGAACAGCAGTCTGAAGATCACTTTCCCCATCCTCAGCAGATGAATTGGCATCTACTTCAGTTCCTGATTGGTTTGTTACCGTAAATCTTGAACCGGACACATCTTTAGTTGGTTTCTGGTCCAATGAGTCACCATAGAGATTATCATGATCTTCAGTGTGACTATCGCATTCTCTTTGAGGTTCTCTACCAAGCCAATTTTTGACGATAAGACTTGGATCCTGTTGGCCCTCAATGTCGTAACTTCTCCATACTTTCAGTTTCTTCAAACCAACAATAGTTGTTTAGTATGAATTTGCAGAAAGGACATCTGAAAATAGAATGATGCTTGGTAAATTACCTGGAAAAGATTGTTCATAACAATGTGTTCATCTTCTGGGTTTGCTCGAATAATGTTTAGAAATGTGGTCTTGTTTAGCCGTAGTATTTGAGAAACTTCTGTCGTTCGAACACCAAATGGCTGAGGCTTTCCACATAGAACACCTATTTCTCCAAAAATTTCCCCTGTGGAAGCCTTTCCGATGATctgtatgcatatataaaaatgaaatcacaTTAAATAATCGTTTGTTTCTATTTATGGAAACATATGCATCTGGGGTCATGCAGAAAGCCTTACTCGATCCTGCCCATTAACCTTTCCCATAAAATCCTGCAACATAATTATTTGCAGAGAGAAGGTGAGAAGCTGAAGTTTTTTGGGGCTTCTATAGATTTATTACAGTTCATTCAGGAGCATGCAACTTACTTACCACTGCTCCAGAGaccaatatatatgtatttgttgGAGCCTCATTCTGCAGAATCACTTCTTGTCTGGGAGCGTAGTACTCAGCTTCCATTTCTGTGACCTTCCAATAGAACAAAGGAACAATGAAATCTTGCCAATCTTCTTAAATTTGATGTTtcatgagagaaaaatgagTTCCGAGCATGCATTATGATGAACTAGTGAACTGAGTAGAAAGCATACCAGCTGGAAAAGAAAGTCACTGGAAACCCCATGGAATAGAGGGACATTTTGAACAATAGGGTAAAACAGATAGTTTACAATGCTGCAACGAATGGCTCTCGGCAACCCGTTCAAGGTCTCTTGCTGCTCCAATTCTTCTGTCTTGAATTTGAGACAAATATAGGACAAAATTTGCTCTTGAATATCTGGGGGCAAATGATTCCTTTTTGCGAATTCTGAAGCAGAAGTAACAGAGTCTCGCTACAGCACCAAACCAAATTTCTCTACTATTAGCTGAATAGTTTCAGTAAATTCCAGTCAAAAGTTGAAAGCTAGTAGTCTCCCAGTAACTAGACGTTTCTAACACCGAAAATTGTATGATAAAAATGTCGTTAGCTAAATACAGCCTAAACTTGGCTAATGTCTCTATCCACCGAAGTCACCAAATTAAAGCTTATGTGCATGCACAAGGACCCGTGTGTGCACCAAGAATTGCCTTATCCAATCTGTTGCTTATTATGTCATAGTTCTGACGACACAAATTAGCTGCAGAGTTTAGGtggtgaattttgatgaaTGTATCACTTAACATTTTTCCCCTAAGATTATCTAAACCACAAGCTGAATGTGTCAGCAAATGAGGGACTTTGAATGTATATAATCATCCTAGAATGTCCTTATAAAACATGCATGCCTGTGTGCAAAgggagagatagagagagcaTACAAAATTTCTGGTGCGGCAGGTCCACTGAACTACAAGGTTTGTCATGTTTCCGATGAGGTAAGATGTCAATCCGAGGTTGAATAgcatgtaaaaaatataaaagagcATCTCTCTTGGGTTTTCAGCATGTAAATCCCCATAACCTGTTGTAGTTAGTGTTACAATTGACCAATACAGTGCCGCTACATATCTGTCCCAAAGTCCCATTTGCTTGAAATTAGAGTAGGCCGCACCAATCCAGGTTCTTTTTGGGTCAGGGTATCTGTCTGCAATCATATAGTTGAAGCACCCGGCACAATGTACAGCAAACAAAGTTACctgaatttgatcaaaatgtgCAACTTAATTGTCGATGCACATGCTTATAATGCATGAGGATTTAGTTCTACATGTGCTAAACTCCATTTTACCCCTctatatttcacaaaatagcTAACAATTACCCAGTACAtcaaaataagctaaaagCCCATTGTTTTCATAAATTCAACGCAAAACCCGCCTCTAATGAAATTAACAGAAGGTGGGATGCACATGCCCTCAGTGCGTTTTGGCTTCATCTTTTTCGTCCTTGGAcctttttttggtattttttacaaaaatacccCTTGTTGTGTGTATATAAGAATTTTGGTCAAATTGACTTGTTTTTAGTggtattttttgcattttttccaccctcctaaaaaataaataattttgttttatatatatttatttaaatatcaaaatacttaaaatatatgtaataattttttactatttctaAAAACACAAGGAAGTTGTTAGCTGAGCTTTCAAAATATAGAGTGGTTTTTTGCTATTGAACAGTTCAACATGTGGAATTTGCTGTTACTTACAGCTATGAGTTTGGTGCAACGAGTCCAAAAGTAGTTAAATCGGATGTCCTTTTCAAGCCTGTAACGAAAGAAGTACGGAACTTGTttcattctaaaaatattgtagaaaagaaaacgctaaattcatcaattcaGAGTGGTGCAACACCTTGTAAACAGAGAGCTCACGCGTCTGAGACGCCAAAGACGTAGCATGCTTAGCAATTTAAAGCCTAGTCCACCAGTATGATCTGTGAATAGCAGGCTGAGAGATTGAAATGGTAGTGTTGAGCAGACATCAAAAGTGAACCAGGTCGATACATACCTATTAGTTGAATATAGCACAGGATAACATTTAGCCTGAGCTTATATGAACATGATATTTCTTGGCTCCTCCAAAAGTTGTAGAAGCTGAATATTACCTTATTGCTATTCTTTTGGGATTATCAATAAGAAGATATGACTGACTATCAAGATATGCCACGAAGAATGTGAGAACAATATCAACTGCAAAAAAGCTGTTGACGATGTTGTCAAAGATGAACAGAACATCTTGCTTGTAATTTAGAAATGCAAACTCAAACGGAGAAATCCAAGCTGAATAGATGACCAGGAGAATTAGAAACATCTCCCAAGCCctgaaataataaatgatgGAAAATAAGAATCAACGGCAGGGTAACTCTCAGGTTTAGAGAGATTAGGCAGGGTCATCACCTGTAATGTGGATCAAATGGGGAAACTATGTGCCTTCGGAGTTTTGTTGCTTGATTGATCCTAGCACCTAGGGATGGAAGAAGATCACTAGAGAAGAAGCCACTGTGGGTTCCTGTGCTCATGTGAAGCTCCTCCATGCAGAAGCAACTTAGGAAGCTTTTTGAACGTGAAAACGGCATTTTGGGTTTTGAGAAGTAAGACCCTCTATGATACAGTTAGAGTACGTTAGGAATTTCACTCATAGTAAGTCTAGGAGgggaagatatatatatacataaacataAGGCCGTCCCGAGATGGGTTTTCTTTCCTTCTGGTTTTCCCTTTGAAGGAAGTTGCGATTTCCAATATGCATGAATGTATTTGGAAGCTTTATGCAGCTAATATGTCAATAAGGATGTTAGTAGAAAAGATATGAAAGGTTAAGAAGGGAATATTTCTTGGTCTTAACTGAACACGGAAGCTAAAGTGGCAGACAACCTGAGTTCCATCCAGTGCAGAACTTGCAGAGACGAAATCTGATAGAAAGGAGGGTAGGGGATAGATAGGCAACGGGAATGTGGGACGCGAGATGGGATAGCCCTGGTGTTGATGTTGGTGGAGCTGATGGAAGATCCATTATCGACCAATATGCTAATACTGATGGTGTTTTCTAGGCATTTGAAGGACAAGATTGGAACGATAATTAAAATGGTGTTTTCATTCCAGGAATTTAGAAAAGATGGACCACTAGCATGATATACTGAGGATTGGGTGAAGTGTCTCGGTTATGGACCTTCTGTTGGTTGCCTCTGGCATGGGATTGTTGTGGCAAAATAATATGTTGGCCAAGTATTAAACACATCATGAGGGCGATATGCCAAAAGCTAAACAGGATTGTGTGGAGTCATTGATCTCAATGATCTAACATATATAGAAcaatttaaatgataaaaactcATTATCAGTtccattctttttgtttttttctctaatgAAAGGACAAAAGAGTTTGAGGTTGTTGGTGTATGTTATTGCTAGGCAATTAGAACCGTATATGTGTGAACTGGATTCCCGCCATATATCCGAccaccctctctctctctctctctctcccgaCGGATATGTTAAGCAGGTGGGTAATCTTTCATCGATAATCATATGTGGACCAACCTCTTTTTGATTGATTTCTGGCAGTAATGTAAAAATCTGATATTTTCTAAGAAAAGGTATGGCACTGGATTTTCTCCTTCATCGTTTAATTGTTTCCTCTACTTTATTCTAGTTGACTCTGTGGGTCGTATGGGGTTTA encodes:
- the LOC105167295 gene encoding potassium channel KAT1-like, which encodes MPFSRSKSFLSCFCMEELHMSTGTHSGFFSSDLLPSLGARINQATKLRRHIVSPFDPHYRAWEMFLILLVIYSAWISPFEFAFLNYKQDVLFIFDNIVNSFFAVDIVLTFFVAYLDSQSYLLIDNPKRIAIRYVSTWFTFDVCSTLPFQSLSLLFTDHTGGLGFKLLSMLRLWRLRRVSSLFTRLEKDIRFNYFWTRCTKLIAVTLFAVHCAGCFNYMIADRYPDPKRTWIGAAYSNFKQMGLWDRYVAALYWSIVTLTTTGYGDLHAENPREMLFYIFYMLFNLGLTSYLIGNMTNLVVQWTCRTRNFRDSVTSASEFAKRNHLPPDIQEQILSYICLKFKTEELEQQETLNGLPRAIRCSIVNYLFYPIVQNVPLFHGVSSDFLFQLVTEMEAEYYAPRQEVILQNEAPTNTYILVSGAVDFMGKVNGQDRIIGKASTGEIFGEIGVLCGKPQPFGVRTTEVSQILRLNKTTFLNIIRANPEDEHIVMNNLFQKLKVWRSYDIEGQQDPSLIVKNWLGREPQRECDSHTEDHDNLYGDSLDQKPTKDVSGSRFTVTNQSGTEVDANSSAEDGESDLQTAVRKGHLEMVRIFLEGRNVNKPNERCQLTEELEDHQANKGIYDLMLNYENEKKLVGTSNSGTNCYKKDAKPSSSSSKYPTGVEAIKPVKRVTIHMNFQKPNDTRKQLAKLIILPDSLEELLKIAGQKFGDDNPTKVLNAENAEIDDLSVIRDGDHLFLVPNLCEDISWGGLSGIEDYRHA